Proteins from a genomic interval of Rickettsia sp. Oklahoma-10:
- a CDS encoding TraX family protein, with protein MIITRNKHQSNYQDLLKTLSIIAMIIDHIGLYLYPELTIMRVIGRTVMPVCCFFAGYNFHDKPKTKIIIAGILLHIYTTVLFKQFITTNILIPIYLGQCYIYYFRKSLIRFFYRGYCHVIIMVILFYISWYLVDYGTLVIAIMILGFIAKHEQQNLKLCCFIAIFNTFLHSTFFTLAIPLSKFNFSNTDLILNLSFLTITYILMIISNYSQKIAVNLKWIGRNILYIYCIQIMILQFIFIYKYTYGFKNW; from the coding sequence ATGATAATAACAAGAAATAAACACCAATCAAATTATCAGGATTTGCTAAAAACCTTATCTATTATAGCAATGATCATTGATCATATAGGTTTATATCTATATCCTGAATTAACAATTATGCGGGTTATCGGTCGTACTGTAATGCCAGTGTGTTGCTTTTTTGCCGGTTATAATTTTCACGATAAACCAAAAACTAAAATAATAATAGCCGGCATTTTGCTACACATATATACTACTGTATTATTTAAACAGTTTATTACTACAAATATTCTAATACCTATCTATTTAGGACAATGTTATATTTACTATTTTCGTAAGTCTTTAATTCGCTTTTTTTATAGAGGTTATTGTCATGTAATTATAATGGTAATATTATTTTATATTAGTTGGTATTTGGTTGACTACGGTACTCTTGTAATTGCTATAATGATCCTTGGATTTATTGCAAAACATGAACAACAAAATTTAAAACTTTGTTGTTTTATAGCAATTTTTAATACGTTCCTGCATTCCACTTTTTTTACTCTTGCAATTCCCTTAAGTAAGTTTAATTTTTCAAATACTGATTTAATTTTAAATCTTAGTTTCTTAACAATTACCTATATATTAATGATCATAAGCAATTATTCACAAAAAATAGCTGTAAATTTAAAATGGATAGGTCGAAATATTTTATATATTTACTGCATACAGATTATGATCTTACAATTTATATTCATATATAAATACACATATGGTTTTAAAAATTGGTAA